One Methylobacterium sp. AMS5 genomic region harbors:
- the flgK gene encoding flagellar hook-associated protein FlgK gives MALDAFSTATAGLRVTQAQIGVVSQNIANVGTAGYVRRTLSPITSGSGNAGVATGTVARALDAAALKQLRAESSGAAYTSLMSKTRTQLDTLYGRPGDASALDGVFNNFTLSLQTLAANPTSTAARATVLSAANDLATRIGSAANGVQALRSGLESQLATDTEKASGLLTQLAKLNTRIVATAAGDASRPELEDQRDQALNSLSGLIDINAVSQSDGSVSVLTSSGVTLLDRSNAASLSFDARGTLSANALYATDPSQSGVGTIVASTPGGGKIDLLGSGAIRSGSIAAAIELRDTVLPQAQRQLDDLAAGLSRAMSDRLATGTPPTDGTKGGFDIDLTGLSAGNAITLTVQDGSGTQRNLILMPSYQNPPPAIPAGATDDANATVIPFTIRRPDATPARTADEIRSAITAALGGGFTVSSVPGGEAGAMRILASGGATLVAASASVTQVTSAGDIKGSTTQLPLFVDGASAGLFTGSFDGGSQLTGFAQRIAVNPAVVGSAASLVGVTGTGAASGIGDGTRPQALFTALTGAQRLFSSSSGISGIDAPTRSSVADFVQGVISAQGAAAAAAQDLDEGQSIALSTAQGRFASASGVNIDEEMSNLIALQQAYAANARVLTAARDMIDTLLRI, from the coding sequence TTGGCCCTCGACGCGTTCAGCACGGCCACCGCCGGCCTGCGGGTCACGCAGGCTCAGATCGGGGTCGTGTCGCAGAACATCGCCAATGTCGGCACGGCCGGCTATGTCCGGCGCACGCTCTCGCCCATCACCTCGGGCTCGGGGAATGCCGGCGTGGCGACCGGCACGGTCGCGCGGGCGCTCGACGCGGCCGCGCTCAAGCAGCTGCGCGCGGAAAGCTCGGGGGCGGCCTACACCTCGCTGATGTCCAAGACCCGCACGCAGCTCGACACGCTCTACGGGCGGCCCGGAGACGCCTCGGCGCTCGACGGGGTGTTCAACAACTTCACGCTCTCGCTCCAGACGCTCGCCGCCAACCCGACCTCGACGGCCGCCCGGGCGACGGTGCTCAGCGCGGCCAACGACCTCGCCACGCGCATCGGCAGCGCCGCCAACGGGGTTCAGGCCCTGCGCTCGGGGCTCGAATCGCAGCTCGCCACCGACACCGAGAAGGCCAGCGGCCTGCTGACGCAATTGGCCAAGCTCAACACCCGCATCGTCGCGACCGCGGCCGGCGACGCGAGCCGCCCCGAACTCGAGGATCAGCGCGACCAAGCGCTCAACAGTCTATCGGGCCTCATCGACATCAACGCCGTCTCTCAGAGCGACGGCAGCGTGAGCGTGCTGACCAGTTCCGGCGTCACCCTGCTCGACCGCTCCAACGCCGCCTCGCTCAGCTTCGATGCCCGCGGCACGCTCTCGGCCAACGCGCTCTACGCCACCGACCCGTCGCAGAGCGGCGTCGGCACCATCGTCGCGTCGACGCCCGGTGGCGGCAAGATCGACCTGCTCGGCTCCGGGGCGATCCGCTCCGGCTCGATCGCCGCCGCGATCGAGCTGCGCGATACGGTGCTGCCGCAGGCCCAGCGCCAGCTCGACGACCTCGCGGCGGGGCTGTCGCGCGCGATGTCCGACCGTCTGGCCACCGGCACGCCCCCCACCGACGGCACCAAGGGGGGCTTCGACATCGACCTGACCGGCCTCTCGGCCGGCAACGCCATCACCCTGACGGTACAGGACGGGAGCGGGACGCAGCGCAACCTCATCCTGATGCCGTCCTACCAGAATCCGCCCCCCGCGATTCCGGCCGGCGCCACCGACGACGCGAACGCCACGGTGATCCCGTTCACGATCCGGCGGCCGGATGCGACCCCCGCCCGCACCGCGGACGAGATCCGCAGTGCGATCACCGCGGCTCTTGGCGGGGGATTCACGGTATCGAGCGTGCCGGGCGGCGAGGCCGGCGCGATGCGCATCCTCGCCAGCGGGGGGGCCACCCTGGTCGCGGCGAGCGCCAGCGTGACGCAGGTCACCTCGGCCGGCGACATCAAGGGCTCCACCACGCAGCTTCCGCTCTTCGTCGACGGCGCATCCGCCGGGCTCTTCACCGGCTCCTTCGACGGCGGCTCGCAGCTCACGGGCTTTGCACAGCGCATCGCCGTGAACCCGGCTGTGGTCGGCAGCGCCGCGAGCCTCGTCGGCGTCACCGGAACGGGCGCGGCGAGCGGCATCGGCGACGGAACCCGGCCGCAGGCGCTGTTCACCGCGTTGACGGGGGCCCAGCGTCTCTTCTCCTCGTCGAGCGGCATCAGCGGCATCGACGCCCCGACCCGGTCGAGCGTCGCCGACTTCGTCCAGGGCGTCATCTCGGCGCAGGGCGCGGCGGCGGCGGCGGCGCAGGATCTCGACGAGGGACAGAGCATCGCCCTCTCGACGGCGCAGGGGCGCTTCGCCTCAGCCTCGGGCGTCAATATCGACGAGGAGATGTCGAACCTGATCGCGCTCCAGCAGGCCTACGCGGCCAACGCCCGCGTGCTGACCGCTGCCCGCGACATGATCGACACCCTGCTCAGGATTTAG
- a CDS encoding DUF4167 domain-containing protein encodes MRGRNRPKGPNPLTRSYESNGPDVKIRGTAQHIADKYAQLARDALASGDPVAAENYFQHGEHYFRIITGAQEPGRPQVTQGYARNGFDEDEEGDDETVQGQGAEGGRQGLGYGTDEYGDPTQQPQPFERHDFDGRPQRNDRNDRNPRFQPREQGRDRNDRNDRGQRFEGNRPDYNRGEPRQDFRQDRQDRPERQDRQDRPERQDRQDYPRQDAPRQDRRQDYRQDFGQQPQDGRENQGRDNQGREFQGRDNQGREPQGRENRRDAGRFENGRNESPEAPRQESRQEPRQEPRQEPRQDTRAEPAARPETPQRSDSPAPRRGRGRASEASRAAAADAADPSALPAFLMTATRNPTPPPSPEAPVARAAPEPREAAPAADVPSSAEEAPAPKPRRRRTRYKGPEDEAAPEKTDTPDAAE; translated from the coding sequence ATGCGGGGTCGCAATCGGCCCAAGGGTCCGAATCCGCTGACGCGCTCTTACGAGTCGAACGGTCCCGACGTCAAAATTCGCGGCACCGCACAGCATATCGCCGACAAGTACGCACAGTTGGCGCGCGACGCCCTTGCGAGCGGCGATCCGGTCGCCGCCGAGAACTACTTCCAGCACGGCGAGCACTATTTCCGGATCATTACCGGCGCTCAGGAGCCCGGTCGTCCGCAGGTCACGCAGGGCTATGCCCGCAACGGCTTCGACGAGGACGAGGAAGGCGACGACGAGACCGTTCAGGGCCAGGGCGCCGAGGGCGGTCGCCAGGGGCTCGGCTACGGCACCGACGAGTACGGCGACCCGACGCAGCAGCCGCAGCCGTTCGAGCGCCACGACTTCGACGGCCGGCCTCAGCGCAACGATCGCAACGACCGGAACCCGCGCTTCCAGCCCCGCGAACAGGGCCGGGACCGCAACGACCGCAACGACCGGGGCCAGCGCTTCGAGGGCAACCGGCCGGATTACAACCGCGGCGAGCCGCGGCAGGACTTCCGTCAGGATCGCCAGGATCGGCCCGAGCGCCAAGACCGGCAGGATCGGCCCGAGCGTCAGGATCGTCAGGACTATCCCCGTCAGGACGCCCCGCGCCAGGACCGGCGTCAGGACTATCGGCAGGATTTCGGGCAGCAGCCCCAAGACGGCCGTGAGAATCAGGGCCGGGACAATCAAGGTCGTGAATTTCAAGGTCGCGACAACCAGGGCCGCGAGCCGCAGGGTCGCGAGAACCGTCGCGACGCCGGCCGCTTCGAGAACGGTCGCAACGAGTCGCCCGAGGCGCCTCGCCAGGAATCGCGCCAAGAGCCTCGGCAGGAACCCCGGCAAGAGCCGCGTCAGGACACCCGCGCCGAGCCTGCGGCTCGGCCGGAGACGCCCCAGCGCTCCGACAGCCCGGCGCCGCGGCGTGGACGCGGACGTGCGAGCGAAGCCAGCCGCGCCGCCGCGGCCGACGCCGCCGATCCGTCGGCGCTGCCCGCCTTCCTGATGACGGCGACCCGTAACCCCACGCCCCCGCCGTCCCCTGAAGCACCGGTTGCACGCGCCGCGCCGGAGCCGCGGGAGGCGGCCCCCGCCGCTGACGTGCCGTCATCGGCCGAGGAAGCGCCCGCGCCCAAGCCGCGCCGCCGCCGGACCCGCTACAAGGGCCCCGAGGACGAGGCGGCTCCCGAGAAGACCGATACGCCGGACGCGGCCGAGTAA
- a CDS encoding DUF2268 domain-containing putative Zn-dependent protease (predicted Zn-dependent protease with a strongly conserved HExxH motif) — translation MDWQVHWLEAEGDLAPWRNRIAAEIEAARTAVAGVLPPFRLDILVERLTGAVIPEVGTNGRACRPGLCSLTVDPLNPNFAASLDNGDIRRTIAHEVHHCRRLAGPGYGRTLGEAIVSEGLAGQFAGTLFKAPPEPWERALDDAALQADLPSAAELRAPNHDHAGWFFGAGGRHPRWLGYTLGYRIVGDWLAANPEPDGETWVNVPAEVVLASSPWSAAA, via the coding sequence GTGGATTGGCAGGTGCACTGGCTGGAGGCCGAGGGCGACCTCGCGCCCTGGCGCAACCGGATCGCTGCCGAGATCGAGGCCGCCCGGACCGCCGTGGCGGGCGTCCTGCCACCGTTCCGGCTGGACATCCTCGTGGAGCGCCTGACCGGCGCGGTCATCCCGGAGGTCGGCACGAATGGCCGCGCCTGCCGGCCGGGTCTGTGCTCGCTCACGGTCGACCCGCTCAACCCGAACTTCGCGGCGAGCCTCGACAACGGCGACATCCGACGGACGATCGCCCACGAGGTGCATCACTGCCGTCGCTTGGCCGGGCCCGGATATGGCCGAACGCTGGGTGAGGCGATCGTCAGCGAGGGATTGGCCGGACAGTTCGCCGGGACGCTCTTCAAGGCGCCTCCCGAGCCCTGGGAACGTGCCCTGGACGACGCGGCCTTGCAGGCCGATCTCCCGAGCGCGGCGGAGCTACGGGCGCCCAATCACGATCACGCCGGCTGGTTCTTCGGAGCTGGCGGCCGTCATCCGCGCTGGCTCGGATACACCCTCGGCTACCGGATCGTCGGCGACTGGCTCGCCGCCAACCCCGAGCCCGATGGCGAGACCTGGGTCAACGTGCCGGCGGAGGTCGTTCTCGCGTCGTCTCCATGGTCCGCCGCGGCGTGA
- a CDS encoding aspartate kinase codes for MPRLVMKFGGTSVASVDRIRNVARHVAREVAAGYEVAVVVSAMSGKTNELVGWVKDADPLYGAAEYDTVVASGEQVTSGLLAIALNKDGIKARSWQGWQIPIHTSDAHGSARIEGIDPTNLDESFKRGEVAVIAGFQGVNPQTGRIATLGRGGSDTSAVAIAAAIGAERCDIYTDVDGVYTTDPRVVPKAQRMERVTFEEMLEMASLGAKVLQVRSVELAMVHRVPTTVRSSFDPPDAARPGTLICDEDQIVEQQIITGIAFSKDEAQITLRAVKDSPGIAAAIFGPLADANINVDMIIQTVSGDQSTTDMTFTVPAADYERSRAILDDQRDTIQFGQIEGATDVVKVSAIGVGMRSHAGVAAKAFRALAQKGINIRAITTSEIKFSVLIDAAYTELAVRTLHSLYGLDQA; via the coding sequence ATGCCCCGTTTGGTGATGAAATTCGGCGGCACCTCCGTCGCCAGCGTCGACCGCATCCGCAACGTGGCGCGCCACGTCGCCCGCGAGGTCGCGGCCGGCTACGAGGTCGCGGTCGTGGTCTCGGCGATGTCGGGCAAGACCAACGAACTGGTCGGCTGGGTCAAGGACGCCGACCCGCTCTACGGCGCGGCGGAGTACGACACGGTCGTGGCCTCGGGCGAGCAGGTCACCTCGGGATTGCTCGCCATCGCGCTCAACAAGGATGGGATCAAGGCCCGCTCCTGGCAGGGTTGGCAGATCCCGATCCACACCTCCGACGCGCACGGCTCGGCCCGGATCGAGGGCATCGACCCGACGAATCTCGATGAGAGCTTCAAGCGCGGCGAGGTCGCCGTCATCGCCGGCTTCCAGGGCGTGAATCCGCAGACCGGCCGGATCGCGACGCTGGGGCGCGGCGGCTCGGACACCTCCGCGGTGGCCATCGCCGCCGCCATCGGCGCGGAGCGCTGCGACATCTACACCGACGTGGACGGGGTCTACACCACCGATCCCCGCGTGGTGCCCAAGGCCCAGCGCATGGAGCGCGTGACCTTCGAGGAGATGCTGGAGATGGCGTCGTTGGGCGCCAAGGTGCTCCAGGTGCGGTCCGTCGAGCTCGCCATGGTGCACCGGGTGCCGACCACGGTGCGCTCCTCCTTCGATCCCCCCGATGCCGCGCGGCCGGGCACCCTCATCTGCGACGAGGACCAAATCGTGGAACAGCAGATCATCACCGGCATCGCCTTCTCGAAGGACGAGGCGCAGATCACCCTGCGCGCCGTGAAGGACAGCCCCGGCATCGCCGCAGCGATCTTCGGCCCGCTGGCGGATGCCAACATCAACGTCGACATGATCATCCAGACCGTGTCCGGCGATCAATCGACCACCGACATGACCTTCACCGTGCCGGCGGCCGATTACGAGCGCTCCCGCGCCATCCTCGACGATCAGCGCGACACGATCCAGTTCGGCCAGATCGAGGGCGCCACCGATGTCGTGAAGGTTTCGGCGATCGGCGTCGGCATGCGCTCGCATGCGGGCGTCGCAGCCAAGGCCTTCCGGGCGCTGGCGCAGAAGGGTATCAACATTCGCGCGATCACCACATCCGAGATCAAGTTCTCGGTTCTGATCGACGCTGCCTACACGGAGCTTGCCGTCCGTACGCTCCACTCGCTATACGGCCTCGATCAGGCCTGA
- the prfA gene encoding peptide chain release factor 1, whose amino-acid sequence MTPIPSDRLDAILARHDIVTAQLADGSADAGSIVQLSRELSELDGVVAAIHHYRLAEANLAGIRAMIDEPGGDPEMRALAAEEKPEAEGALEQAHRALQLILLPKDAADEKSAILEIRAGTGGDEAALFAGDLFRMYARYAESKGWRVEVISESEGTAGGYREVVAEVKGRSVFSRLKFESGAHRVQRVPDTETQGRIHTSAATVAVLPEAEEVDIVVNEADLKIDTMRAQGAGGQHVNKTESAIRITHIPTGVVVFVQEERSQHKNRARAMSLLRSKLFDAERTAKDSARAADRKAQVGSGDRSERIRTYNFPQGRVTDHRINLTLYKLEEVMAGQALDEVIDALVTEHQAELLAAEGMA is encoded by the coding sequence ATGACCCCCATTCCTTCCGATCGCCTCGACGCCATCCTGGCGCGGCACGACATCGTCACGGCGCAACTCGCCGACGGTTCGGCCGATGCCGGGAGCATCGTGCAACTCTCCCGCGAATTGTCCGAACTCGACGGCGTCGTGGCCGCGATCCATCATTACCGGCTGGCGGAGGCCAACCTGGCCGGCATCCGGGCGATGATCGACGAGCCGGGCGGCGATCCGGAGATGCGCGCGCTCGCCGCCGAGGAGAAGCCGGAGGCGGAAGGTGCGCTCGAACAGGCCCACCGCGCGCTGCAGCTGATCCTGCTGCCCAAGGATGCCGCCGACGAGAAGAGCGCGATCCTCGAAATCCGCGCCGGCACCGGCGGTGACGAGGCGGCCCTGTTCGCGGGCGACCTGTTCCGCATGTACGCGCGATACGCCGAGTCGAAGGGCTGGCGCGTCGAGGTGATTTCGGAGAGCGAGGGGACGGCCGGCGGCTATCGCGAGGTCGTGGCCGAGGTGAAGGGCCGCTCCGTGTTCTCGCGCCTCAAGTTCGAGAGCGGGGCCCACCGCGTCCAGCGCGTGCCCGACACCGAGACGCAGGGGCGCATCCACACCTCCGCCGCCACGGTCGCGGTGCTGCCCGAGGCGGAAGAGGTCGACATCGTCGTCAACGAGGCGGACCTGAAAATCGACACCATGCGGGCGCAGGGCGCCGGCGGCCAGCACGTCAACAAGACGGAATCGGCGATCCGCATCACGCATATTCCGACCGGCGTGGTGGTGTTCGTCCAGGAGGAGCGCTCGCAGCACAAGAACCGCGCCCGGGCGATGTCCCTCCTGCGCTCGAAGCTGTTCGACGCCGAACGCACCGCCAAGGACTCGGCGCGGGCCGCCGACCGCAAGGCGCAGGTCGGCTCCGGCGACCGCTCGGAGCGCATCCGCACCTACAATTTCCCGCAAGGCCGCGTCACCGACCACCGCATCAACCTGACCCTCTACAAGCTGGAGGAGGTCATGGCCGGCCAAGCACTCGACGAGGTGATCGACGCCCTGGTGACCGAGCATCAGGCGGAGTTGCTGGCCGCCGAGGGAATGGCATAA
- the prmC gene encoding peptide chain release factor N(5)-glutamine methyltransferase, translated as MSPRFAPTLSREAALRHLVRTFEGAGLPNARSDARFLLLHILSLTPLDLTLRGREPLGTAAAEALRQAAERRLAGEPTARILGAWEFWGLPFALGPETLVPRPDTESVVEAALRLLPEGERPLRLIDLGTGSGCILVALLHERPGALGLGLDRSAAALAVARRNAAANGVADRAAFLCGSWLDALKGPFDLIVSNPPYIAAPVIATLEPEVRLHDPQAALDGGADGLDAYRAILSDVAQRPGLLSAQGALVLEIGYDQANALIRLAQETGFEVIGVGRDLAGHDRVVTLRPSLAGR; from the coding sequence ATGAGCCCCCGCTTTGCGCCGACGCTTTCCCGCGAAGCCGCCCTGCGGCATCTCGTCCGGACCTTCGAAGGGGCCGGCTTGCCGAACGCGCGCTCGGACGCGCGCTTCCTCCTGCTGCACATCCTTTCGCTCACGCCTCTCGACCTGACGCTGCGCGGGCGCGAACCGCTCGGTACGGCCGCTGCGGAGGCACTCCGGCAGGCGGCCGAGCGGCGGCTCGCGGGCGAGCCGACGGCGCGGATCCTCGGCGCCTGGGAGTTCTGGGGGCTGCCCTTCGCCCTCGGCCCGGAGACGCTGGTGCCGCGGCCCGACACCGAGAGCGTCGTGGAGGCGGCGCTCCGCCTGCTGCCCGAGGGCGAGCGGCCGCTGCGCCTGATCGATCTCGGCACCGGCTCGGGCTGCATCCTCGTGGCTCTGTTGCACGAGCGGCCGGGCGCGCTCGGCCTCGGCCTCGACCGGTCGGCGGCGGCACTGGCGGTCGCCCGCCGGAACGCGGCGGCCAACGGTGTCGCCGATCGGGCCGCCTTCCTGTGCGGCTCCTGGCTCGATGCGCTGAAGGGGCCGTTCGACCTCATCGTCTCGAACCCGCCCTACATTGCCGCCCCCGTCATCGCGACGCTCGAACCGGAGGTTCGCCTGCACGATCCACAGGCGGCCCTCGACGGCGGAGCCGACGGCCTCGACGCCTACCGGGCGATTCTCTCGGATGTCGCGCAGCGGCCGGGTCTGCTCTCGGCGCAGGGCGCGCTCGTGCTGGAGATCGGCTACGATCAGGCAAACGCCCTGATCCGTCTCGCGCAGGAGACCGGATTCGAGGTCATCGGCGTCGGCCGGGATCTCGCGGGCCACGACCGGGTCGTCACGCTTCGGCCATCCTTGGCGGGCAGGTGA
- the ptsP gene encoding phosphoenolpyruvate--protein phosphotransferase produces the protein MPAAPGGPRLLLRRLREAMAEPVSPQQRLDRIVVLIAANVIAEVCSVYVVRDDNTLELFATEGLNRDAVHITRMRADEGLVGLIAKTAEPLALSDAQSHPSFSYRPETGEEIYHAFLGVPLLRAGNTLGVLVVQNKTYRVYSEEEIEALQTTAMVLAELIASGELQALSPGAGTAARRPVSQRGVALADGIGLGHVVLHEPRIVVKTLIAENVEREMERLEAAIEDVRSAIDELVERGDGIGSGESREILETVRMFAHDKGWLRRMREAVQSGLTAEAAVERVQSDNRARMLRQSDPYLRDRLHDLDDLANRLLRRLVGQESQNGDGLPENAILVARSMGPAALLDYDRARLRGVVLEEGGPTSHIAIVARALGIPAVGEIANATSLCDSGDAIIVDGLSGEVQIRPTPEVEASYAEMVRLRARRQEQYRALRDVPAVTRDGVKIGLHLNAGLLVDLTHLHETGAEGIGLFRTELQFMIAERMPSAAEQQTLYEAVYSATGDLPVTIRTLDIGGDKILPYMPALEEENPALGWRAIRIGLDRPALLRVQLRALLKAAAGRPIKIMFPMVATVEEFIRARDIVEREKAHLRRHGYALPSDCRLGAMVEVPSLLFQIDEIAREADFLSVGSNDLMQFLFAVDRENRRVANRFDPLCGAAMRAFRLIAERSAAQGCPATVCGEIGGRPLEALALIGLGFRDFSMSPASIGPVKAMVLSADAAEVAALIQSELTRVTDGASVRPALAAYAKANGVPI, from the coding sequence ATGCCCGCTGCGCCCGGAGGCCCGCGCCTGCTGCTGCGCCGGCTCCGCGAAGCCATGGCGGAGCCGGTCAGTCCGCAGCAGCGTCTCGATCGGATCGTCGTCCTCATCGCGGCGAACGTGATCGCCGAGGTGTGCTCGGTCTATGTGGTGCGCGATGACAACACCCTCGAACTGTTTGCAACCGAAGGTCTGAACCGCGACGCGGTCCACATCACCCGCATGCGCGCCGACGAGGGCCTCGTCGGCCTGATCGCCAAGACCGCCGAGCCGCTGGCGCTGTCCGACGCGCAGTCGCACCCTTCGTTCTCGTATCGGCCGGAAACGGGCGAGGAAATCTACCACGCCTTCCTCGGCGTTCCGCTGCTGCGGGCCGGGAATACGCTCGGCGTGCTGGTGGTCCAGAACAAGACCTACCGCGTTTATTCCGAGGAGGAGATCGAAGCGCTCCAGACCACCGCCATGGTGCTGGCCGAGCTGATCGCTTCCGGTGAACTCCAGGCGCTGTCGCCCGGCGCCGGCACCGCCGCGCGCCGTCCGGTGAGCCAGCGCGGCGTCGCGCTCGCCGACGGGATCGGCCTCGGACACGTCGTGCTGCACGAGCCGCGCATCGTCGTGAAGACGCTGATCGCCGAGAACGTCGAGCGCGAGATGGAGCGGCTGGAGGCGGCGATCGAGGACGTGCGCTCGGCCATCGACGAACTGGTCGAGCGCGGCGACGGCATCGGCTCGGGCGAATCCCGCGAGATCCTCGAGACCGTGCGGATGTTCGCCCATGACAAGGGCTGGCTGCGGCGCATGCGCGAGGCGGTGCAGTCCGGGCTCACGGCGGAAGCCGCGGTCGAGCGGGTGCAGTCGGACAACCGCGCCCGGATGCTGCGCCAGAGCGACCCTTACCTGCGTGACCGCCTCCACGATCTCGACGACCTCGCCAACCGCCTGCTGCGCCGCCTCGTCGGCCAGGAGAGCCAGAACGGCGACGGCCTGCCGGAAAACGCGATCCTGGTCGCCCGCTCCATGGGCCCGGCGGCACTCCTCGACTACGACCGGGCGCGCTTACGCGGCGTGGTGCTGGAGGAGGGCGGGCCGACGAGCCACATCGCCATCGTCGCCCGGGCGCTCGGCATCCCGGCGGTCGGCGAGATCGCCAACGCCACGAGCCTGTGCGATTCCGGCGACGCGATCATCGTCGATGGCCTCTCGGGCGAGGTGCAGATCCGGCCGACCCCCGAGGTCGAGGCGTCCTATGCCGAGATGGTGCGCCTGCGCGCCCGGCGGCAGGAGCAGTACCGGGCGCTGCGCGACGTGCCCGCCGTCACCCGCGACGGCGTGAAGATCGGCCTGCACCTCAACGCCGGCCTGCTCGTCGATCTGACGCATCTGCACGAGACCGGGGCGGAGGGCATCGGCCTGTTCCGCACCGAGCTGCAATTCATGATCGCCGAGCGGATGCCCTCGGCCGCCGAACAGCAGACGCTCTACGAGGCGGTCTATTCGGCCACCGGCGATCTGCCGGTCACGATCCGCACCCTCGACATCGGCGGCGACAAGATCCTCCCCTACATGCCGGCGCTGGAGGAGGAGAACCCGGCGCTCGGCTGGCGGGCGATCCGCATCGGCCTCGACCGGCCGGCTTTGCTGCGGGTGCAGTTGCGTGCGCTGCTGAAGGCGGCGGCGGGGCGCCCGATCAAGATCATGTTCCCGATGGTCGCCACCGTCGAGGAGTTCATCCGCGCCCGCGACATCGTCGAGCGGGAGAAGGCGCACTTACGCCGCCACGGCTACGCCCTGCCGAGCGATTGCCGCCTCGGCGCGATGGTCGAGGTGCCCTCGCTGCTGTTCCAGATCGACGAGATCGCCCGCGAGGCGGATTTTTTGTCGGTCGGCTCGAACGACCTGATGCAGTTCCTGTTCGCCGTCGATCGCGAGAACCGGCGCGTGGCCAACCGCTTCGATCCCCTGTGCGGGGCGGCGATGCGCGCCTTCCGCCTCATCGCCGAGCGCTCCGCGGCGCAGGGCTGCCCGGCGACCGTCTGCGGCGAGATCGGCGGCCGGCCGTTGGAGGCGCTGGCGCTGATCGGCTTGGGCTTTCGCGATTTCTCGATGTCGCCGGCCTCGATCGGCCCGGTCAAGGCGATGGTGCTCTCCGCCGATGCCGCCGAGGTCGCGGCGTTGATCCAGTCCGAGCTGACCCGGGTCACCGACGGCGCCTCGGTCCGGCCCGCCTTGGCCGCCTATGCCAAGGCGAACGGCGTGCCGATTTAG
- the ubiG gene encoding bifunctional 2-polyprenyl-6-hydroxyphenol methylase/3-demethylubiquinol 3-O-methyltransferase UbiG — protein MSRMTGTSIDRDEVARFDALAARWWDERGPMAVLHKFNPVRVGYIRDEACRLFDRDPAAPFPLEGLSVIDIGCGGGVLSEPLARLGASVTGLDPATGNVAAARAHAEAEGLTIDYRDETIEAVAARGERFDIVLAMEVVEHVSDRAGFLRACCTTVKPGGLLFAATINRTMRSFALAIVGAEYVLRWLPRGTHDWEKFVTPRELSADITAGGLTVTDTTGVVYNPLNDSWRASRDTGVNYMIAAHRPA, from the coding sequence GTGAGCCGGATGACGGGGACCTCGATCGACCGGGACGAAGTGGCGCGTTTCGACGCCCTGGCGGCGCGCTGGTGGGACGAGCGCGGGCCGATGGCCGTCCTGCACAAGTTCAATCCCGTCCGCGTCGGCTACATCCGCGACGAGGCCTGCCGCCTCTTCGACCGCGACCCGGCGGCGCCCTTTCCCCTCGAAGGGCTCAGCGTCATCGATATCGGCTGTGGCGGCGGCGTGCTGTCCGAGCCGCTGGCCCGGCTCGGTGCGAGCGTGACCGGGCTCGACCCGGCGACCGGCAACGTCGCGGCGGCCCGCGCCCATGCGGAAGCGGAAGGCCTCACCATCGACTACCGCGACGAGACCATCGAGGCGGTGGCCGCCCGCGGCGAACGCTTCGACATCGTGCTCGCCATGGAAGTGGTCGAGCACGTCTCCGACCGCGCGGGCTTTCTGCGCGCGTGCTGCACGACCGTGAAGCCCGGCGGCCTGCTGTTTGCCGCCACCATCAACCGGACGATGCGCTCCTTCGCGCTCGCCATCGTCGGTGCCGAGTATGTGCTGCGCTGGCTGCCGCGGGGCACCCACGATTGGGAGAAGTTCGTGACGCCGCGGGAGCTGTCCGCCGACATCACGGCGGGCGGCCTCACCGTCACCGACACGACCGGCGTGGTCTACAATCCGCTCAACGATTCCTGGCGCGCGAGCCGCGACACGGGGGTGAACTACATGATCGCGGCGCACCGCCCCGCCTGA
- a CDS encoding YbhB/YbcL family Raf kinase inhibitor-like protein, with amino-acid sequence MLEKLPHAVGQALSGLRAGAEKAAFHTVAAEAPATLRVTSAAFADTTPIPARYTADGEGLSPPLAVAGVPDGTAALVLFVEDPDAPSPHPFVHLIAWNLHAEDRSFVEGDFASPAGDGARHDLGRNSFQKDGWLPPDPPTGHGPHHYLFQVFALARPATLPGSPGRGALLDALRDNVIAKGLLTGTYERA; translated from the coding sequence ATGCTCGAAAAGCTGCCGCATGCCGTCGGTCAGGCTCTCTCCGGCCTCAGGGCCGGCGCGGAGAAGGCCGCCTTCCACACGGTGGCGGCCGAGGCCCCCGCCACGCTCCGCGTGACGAGCGCGGCCTTCGCCGACACCACCCCGATCCCCGCCCGCTACACTGCGGACGGCGAAGGGCTCTCGCCGCCGCTCGCCGTCGCCGGCGTGCCGGACGGGACCGCGGCGCTCGTCCTGTTCGTGGAGGATCCGGACGCGCCCTCCCCCCACCCCTTCGTCCACCTCATCGCCTGGAACCTGCACGCTGAGGACCGGAGCTTCGTCGAAGGCGACTTCGCGAGCCCGGCCGGTGACGGCGCCCGGCATGATCTGGGCCGCAACTCCTTCCAGAAGGATGGGTGGCTGCCGCCGGACCCGCCGACCGGTCACGGGCCGCACCACTACCTGTTCCAGGTCTTCGCGCTGGCCCGCCCCGCGACCCTGCCCGGCTCGCCGGGCCGCGGCGCCCTGCTCGACGCGCTTCGAGACAACGTGATCGCCAAGGGTCTGCTGACAGGAACCTACGAGCGGGCGTGA